tattttaactttagatttattctcatatcaaactcttttggctgtctttttgacacgtacatccggcgcccccctccacaccccggattataaataatgtaaataattcaatgtgattatcttgtgtgatgactgtattatgatgatagtatatatctgtatcatgaatcaatttaagtggaccccgacttaaacaagttgaaaaacttattggagtggtcaattgtacggaatatgtacttcactgtgcaacctactaataaaagtctcaatcaatcaaaacacatagaatcatcatactgctgtgattatatgcatcaagtgttcattcaaggctaaggcaaaatatcgaaatatatatcgtgtatcgcaatatggccttaaaatatcgcaatattaaaaaaaggccatatcgcccagccctagtttcaatgatgccatttctgtttgtcatgtataattttgtctattttgtgtttatccttgaataaacaggtcagtttcttgttaccaaccattgtgtattattcaaactcccttaATTCAGCTgtatagttgttatcaagagtactaaaacccttttcaacatgattctgacaactaagtaggctaaataactttaaactttaatacatgctcggataggccagtatcggtcagtatcggtattggatcggaagtgcaaaaatatcggtatcggatcggaagtgcaaaaacctggattgggacatccctattaatcactattctttatttattttaaattgcctttcaaatgtctattcttggtgttgggttttatcaaatacatttcccccaaaaatgcgacttatactccagtgcgacttatatatgtttttttccttctttattatgcattttcggccggagcgacttatactccaaaaaataaggtaactggttttgggttttgtacttgtgtATGCATTGTGTACCTGAATGTAGTCCATCTCTTCTATCGCCACGGGTCTACGGCGGTATCTTGCAGGGAATAGTTGTATGGAGGCCAAGGTGTCAGGGGTGCCAGGGATGGGGGTCAAAGGTACGTGACTTCTGGTTATTTGAGGCGGCGCTGGCGGCAAACTGGGAGTGTTGTGTGGTTGGAAGTTGACCGCTGGTGTTATTAATACTTCTAGAGTAGACAGAAAACGAACGAGGACAGTTAATTAAAGCTGAACTTCAATTACCGCATATACTTTACAAAAAGGTATCCCTGCACATTATCACAAGTATTACAAGACTTGTAAGTAAAAAATGACGACAGCTCTCTCAACAATGAGATTAACCTCAAACAATAAAGAAAATGACAAATccaaccaacgttccctctaaggtgtgcgcctgcgcaattgcgcactgctcacgcgtcctctgcgcacagcaaatttatgccgcgcagaaaatcaaaaatcccatctgaactttaaacaaaataaacacattacaatttattctgtattattttgcaatgcaactctgtgagtgacaagtgacaacaagagtggccccaatgaataaaacaatctttgtcaacacagttcaattatcgtctgtccagacactttacggacaggaattccatcaatcactttattgagcaaaactgtttgtaaccacaccaaaaacatgagtaaaaaaaacttgtatctataaaaactggtaattttctgccatacaaaccaggcttttaaaccaactttgtcatccgttgttttaacagaagccgctcgctctgtctcacctgcaccaacacacgcactcatggcacttagccagtgttgcgtttatggccacacaaaaagtcggacaaccccaacgccacacattgtgtaaatgccaggttgtaacactctgactcctcaatcagatgtgtgcttattttactgccatttattaagaatgttaatccaaggatattattcatgaaatattgtcactagatttcataaatgctaataaaaagatgtattttacagacagaaagttacaggaactaaatgtaatgtctgaaaggggtaacatttcttttaaaggcgaaccagcagccagacatacaatactagcacataggtcatgaaaaacatgttgtttgttattgtcattgtaagagggaaaaatcacttatatcagaaaattattttaataaaacatttaaattgttatgtcaggtttggggCAGGTGTggccagtgtgcacgtctgatgttgctcacatgtgctccactgaatgctcagggagtttgtgagTTTGCTCACAAACATTAAAAATGAGAGGGAACATTGCATCCAACTCACCGTTTGGTTTGGGAACACCTTGTCTCTTAGGAAACTTGATCATAGGTGCATGAGGCCGCACTGCCTGAGAAAACAAGAACGCAGTTACCGGTATGTTGTCATCCTTACAATTATCCATTTTGTATTAGTCAATCACAATACACGTATAGACAACCTGCTATGTACGATGACCCCTgaagatggaaattagcctttggctacaatctggcacattaacattttatatgtccattaatgtgcatggtcccatgtactataacaaaaggagttgtaatatacatctattaacctactcagtggcctagtggttagagtgtccaccctgagatcggtagtcataccaaagactataaaaatgggacccattacctccctgcttggcactcagcatcaagggttggaattgggggttaaatcaccaaaaatgcatgaccacggctgctgctcactgctcccctcacctcccagtgggtgaacaaggggatgggtcaaatgcagaggacacatttcaccacacctagtgtgtgtgtgtgtttgtgtgtgtgtgtgtgaggttaacccctttactactgttaccccaggtggcccttggcaaaggcctactACCTGACTGCACccgagccagggatacggtgaagacctcaacagcggagcaggcggaagacggtagatttaagaactaccacaacggctgcgatggtggaagaaggctgcagcagaaaagggtccccagccgtcttggactccatgctactggaccctgacccgattctgtcaaggatctgtgcaccagtctccacaCGTTAAaccaagtcacgcacaggcatcctccataaagggatacacccttaccaggaggatcgtcatactcgttcgagtgaccgccgatgatggtgactatcattggtacattacattaacaagcttattgtttctgtgcggcccggtagcaaatgagtcacagaccggtaccggtccccggaccagtggttggggaccactgatctacaacACACAATTCACCTCAAATAACCAACATAGTGATAAATAACCtagagctgcaacaactaatcgattaaattgattaaaatcaattataaaaatagttggcgattaatttagtcattgattcgttggatctatgctatgcgcatgcgcagaggctattttttttttttaaataaacctttatttataaactgcaacattttcaaacagctcagaaacaataatcaaaataagtatggtgccagtatgctggttttttttcaataaaatactgaagaggatagaaatgtagtttgtctcttttatctgattattaatcgattaatcgaagtaataatggaCAGAATAatagattatcaaattagttgttagttgcagccctaaaataacCATACATTGCGATGTGTAGCAGTTATTTACATTTTAACAATTCATTTGaaattactgcgatgaggtggcgacttgtctagggtgtaccccgccttccgcccgaatgcagctgagataggctccagccacccccggcgaccccgaaagggacaagcggcagaaaatggacggcatttaaaattattataataGAAGCCATTTGTATAAAACATTCATGATAATCAACGCCCCGTACTCCGCACTTGTTTTAGTACATTATTTGATGAATTACGTGAATAGTTTTAGTATTTGacatcgggggtcagcaacccgcggctctcgagctgcATACGGCTccctagcgccgccctagtggctccctggagctttttcaaagatgtgtgaaaatggaaaaagatgaaaaaaattttttttttggtttcattatggtttctgtcggaggacaaacaGGACCCAAACCTTCTTAATGGTTATAAATCCCAccgtttatattaaacatacttcactgaagagagtatttggcaagcactgttttgtcctactaatttcagcagtccttgaactcaccgcagtaggtttacatgtacaactttctccaacgctgccacagaaagatgtgttttttgCCACTACTTCTTTGcctcattttatgctgtgcgtgaagccacaaaggtgagctttgttgatattgatttgatggagtgctaatcaagcatatttggtcagtgcatgactgcaagctaattgatgctaacatgctatttatgctagctgtatgtacatattgcatcatgatgactcatttgtaggtatatatttgagctcatttaatttcctttacttatgttgtagtggaatttctgaccaTTTGGCCTATTTTGTGTCTGTCGAAGTCCGAAAAGAGAACGAGGTCGAAAAGCATtaagaatgtctgctcgtttctttttttttctattctgtGCCATTGAAGGAGCATATGTGGGTGAGACTTGGATATATGGTcggtctgaccattctacaaaatgttttgattgtttgttatggctAAAGGATTCAAGGAGGTTGCAGAACAAACAGGTCCAAAACAACGGGACCTTGACACATGAGAAAAACAGATAAATGGCAGAGTAGACCAAGTCTATGTATGAttcgcatgattctcgattcatgcAACGTCTCCGGAGGACGTTGTCTGTCTGCATTGGCAATTCAATCCTGTACCATTTGAGTATGagtaaataaaacttttgtactaaattcacttttgttgctgtttaagattcggacctTCCACCACAATGTctactgtgtatttaatttatatttgcacgtctcatgacacattatctatatTGGTTGCATTTCTGATAGATGTTTGTGTGCCGGGTTGTTCCAGacgacagcaaacgttacccagcttgaaaagattgttataaatccattagaagaagacagcctgccgtttcctttaacttggacacacacatctccacctttggccattctgagccagtaatttccagaagttatctcatcctgtgagaagcctccattttactattaATTTCCAatcttgcaaaaatgtgtagaataaaaatttaaatacacaatttctgtcaacaaagttttgcgtcagcctttgatagtaggatagtatagctaatatagacacttacatcatgtgttgccttcattataacacttatagaagacttttaattttttgtggctctaaACAGatttattctttgtatttttggtccaatttggctctttcaaaattttgggttgccgacccctgcgaaTAACGTCCTGACTGAGCACGTAGTCAATAGCACGAAGAAGGCACTAGAATATAATATAAAGTACAGTATACGAGGTGAATGATTAAAATGTCAGTATAATGTGTCAAACTAGACATTATTGGCGTGGAAACAAGGACGTCAACAAGGACATGACTGTTGGAGGCCGCACCGCGTCTAAATCCACCATTACGTAAACAGAAAAGCGACATTTCCCACGAATTACGACAGTAATACAACGACATACATAGGTGTTGGTTAAGTTTGTTGTCGAGAGAAGACGTTACCTGGATAACTCTAGCGGCGGGAGCTGCCATTTTGGAGCTGACTTTGCCTCCCATGATGACCTCAGCACTTTCACTTCCGGGTTTAAAGCGCAAGCTACAAAGACGCCACAAGATGGCGCCGCGGACACGCGACTGTGGTCAGGTTGACGTCCCCACAGAAGATGTATGACATTAGCCAGGGAAGGATAAAAACGTCACGTCACGTTTTAATAGAATGTAGGTGCTGTTTAAAATGAGCGAATATTTACCGAATGTCACCCTAAGCTTTTTACGCTACCTGATAGAGCCTTGTCGAGTCAAACGCTCGACGTCTTGTTATAGCTCAACTTAAATCCGCTAGGAAACCAACCACGTATACGTTCAATTATGCTCCAAGTAAAAATGTTAAATTGTCTGGTAGTTTAAAAAGGAAAATGTTCCCAACGAATAAAAGTGCTTCCTGAAAGACAAGCGAGAGGAGATTTCGCTAATATTCTTACATGACGACACCAGTCACGTGATACCTGCCATCCAATTGGAAACGAGGTAAGTAGCAGAGCTTGTTAAAAGAAAGAGATGTGTCAGGTGtttataacccatccatccatccatgttttttttttttaccgcttgtcccttccggggttgcggggggtgctggagccta
The sequence above is drawn from the Nerophis lumbriciformis linkage group LG33, RoL_Nlum_v2.1, whole genome shotgun sequence genome and encodes:
- the kgd4 gene encoding alpha-ketoglutarate dehydrogenase component 4 produces the protein MGGKVSSKMAAPAARVIQAVRPHAPMIKFPKRQGVPKPNEVLITPAVNFQPHNTPSLPPAPPQITRSHVPLTPIPGTPDTLASIQLFPARYRRRPVAIEEMDYIQRGGPE